The following DNA comes from Peribacillus sp. FSL E2-0218.
GGGTGTATAAAATATGCATAATTATGCTGTTATCGTTTCTTGAATCAAGTTCTTGAATGCATGTTCAACCGCTTTAAGGGTATAAGCGATATCGTCCTCCGTATGTGCAATGGTCAGGAACCACGCTTCGTATTTGGAAGGAGCCAAATTGATGCCTTGGTTGAGCATCAGTTTGAAGAACTTGGCGAACATTTCGCCATCCGTATTTTCCGCCTGCTCATAGTTTTCAATTTTTTCCGTCGTGAAATAGATCGTCAAGGCCCCTTTAAGGCGATTGATCGTGATAGGAACATTATATTGACCGGCTGCCATTTGGATACCTTCTTCAAGGATTTTTCCTAATCGATCAAGCTCATCGTACAGGCCTTCCTCTTTAAGGACCTCCAAGCAAGCTATTCCGGAAAGCATGGAAGCCGGATTTCCTGCCATTGTACCTGCTTGGTAGGCAGGACCGAGGGGAGCGACCGTTTCCATGATTTCTTTCTTGCCGCCATAGGCACCGATCGGAAGTCCGCCGCCGATGATCTTGCCAAGGGCAGTCAAGTCGGGTTGGATTCCCAAAAAGTCCTGAGCGCCTCCATACATGAACCGGAAAGCGGTGATGACTTCGTCGAAAATAACCAATGATCCTGCCTTGTGGGATAAGGAAATGACGTCTTCGAGGAAACCGGGGCTTGGCTCGACAATGCCAAAGTTGCCGACGATCGGTTCAACCAGTACGCCTGCGATTTCGTTGCCCCATTTATTCAATGCTTCCTTAAATGGTTCGATATCATTGAAGGGCACCGTGATGACTTCCTGGGCGATGCTTTTTGGAACTCCGGCAGAATCCGGCGTTCCAAGTGTGGACGGACCCGAGCCAGCGGCTACAAGAACAAGGTCGGAGTGACCATGATAACAGCCGGCAAACTTGATGATCTTATCGCGTCCTGTATAAGCACGGGCCACGCGAATGGTCGACATGACTGCCTCGGTGCCTGAATTGGTGAAGCGGACTTTATCAAGGGACGGTATGGCCTCTTTCAGCATTTTGGCGAACTTGACCTCATGCTTTGTTGGAGTTCCATATAATATACCTGTTTCTGCTGCTTTAACGATTGCCTCCGTAATATGTGGATGTGCATGCCCTGTGATGATCGGACCATATGCCGCCAAATAATCGATATATTTATTGCCGTCGACATCCCAGAAATAAGCACCTTTGGCATGATCCATGGCAACCGGTGACCCACCGCCTACCGCTTTGTATGAACGCGAAGGGCTGTTGACCCCGCCGACGATATGTTCCAATGCCTCTTTATGTAAAAGCTCCGAATTACTAAAATCCAATCTTAAAACCTCCTAAAAGTACAAACGTATTCCTCTTAATCATAGCACTTTTTCGTCCGGAAATCCGGGGGTGGAGGCCAAGGAATGTGGCCAGCCCTTAAAAAATCTGCATGAATCCTAGAAACAGCTGAATCCATGGTCCGTTATTTTTTGCTGGAAATCGGATCCGGTCCCAAAATTCCAGTCAGGAAGGTCAGGATGCCGACGATGGAGTCCGGATTTTCGATGTCGAAGGATTGGCGGTTCATTTCACCTTCGGCTTGGTAGTAGATGAGGCTGCCGGTGCCTTTTTCTTCATTAATATGAATTTGGAAACTTAAGGGGGTGCTTTCTACCGATCCATCGGAATCCCTTTGAATGACCTGGCATAATAATGGACCAAATTCATCCTCATAAAGGAAGTCATAACGAAGGCCAATGACGACCTTTTCGATTTGTGATAATAATAATTCTTTTATATTCATGGCATATTTGTCTCCTTTATATATGTATCTCTTACAACGTCAGGATTATCCTGAAAGAAGGGGGGCGGAACATCAGGCATTTTTATTGTCTAAAAAGCTGAGGTTGGATAAACTAATGCATTAGGACAAGAGATGACGGAGGATGTAACAGGATGAGTGATGCAATACAAGTGAAACAATTGCGGAAGGAATTTAAGTCGGCATCAAGCCGTTCGGGTTTAAAAGGCGCCTTCCGGGATTTACTTACAAGAAATTATAAGATCGTCCCTGCTGTCAATGATATCAATTTTACTGTAAAAAAGGGTGAAATGGTAGCTTATATCGGTGAAAATGGCGCTGGGAAATCGACCACGATCAAAATGCTCACGGGTATTTTGGAGCCGACGTCAGGCGAAATCTCGGTCAATGGGATGAACCCCCATAGGGAAAGGGAAAAGTTCACCCAGACGATCGGAGTCGTATTTGGACAGCGCTCACAGCTTTGGTGGGATATTGCCGTTCAAGAATCCTTCA
Coding sequences within:
- a CDS encoding glutamate-1-semialdehyde 2,1-aminomutase, translated to MDFSNSELLHKEALEHIVGGVNSPSRSYKAVGGGSPVAMDHAKGAYFWDVDGNKYIDYLAAYGPIITGHAHPHITEAIVKAAETGILYGTPTKHEVKFAKMLKEAIPSLDKVRFTNSGTEAVMSTIRVARAYTGRDKIIKFAGCYHGHSDLVLVAAGSGPSTLGTPDSAGVPKSIAQEVITVPFNDIEPFKEALNKWGNEIAGVLVEPIVGNFGIVEPSPGFLEDVISLSHKAGSLVIFDEVITAFRFMYGGAQDFLGIQPDLTALGKIIGGGLPIGAYGGKKEIMETVAPLGPAYQAGTMAGNPASMLSGIACLEVLKEEGLYDELDRLGKILEEGIQMAAGQYNVPITINRLKGALTIYFTTEKIENYEQAENTDGEMFAKFFKLMLNQGINLAPSKYEAWFLTIAHTEDDIAYTLKAVEHAFKNLIQETITA